A single window of Solanum dulcamara chromosome 5, daSolDulc1.2, whole genome shotgun sequence DNA harbors:
- the LOC129890356 gene encoding F-box/kelch-repeat protein SKIP25-like, with the protein MNNSATTAVKRHKNHHHRRHNGDHQSLIPGLPDDIAQICLNQVKPSTLFFICHSWRNLIYSPSFPPFLSVYALLLATNETKNSANFTDSVQFASFDPISSKWQLLPPPPPDPPLRFLVKHPSFISRNLPIQSVSVSGNLILLAATADQFLPAISRPLIFNPTTKQWSYGPRLAAPRRWCAAGALGNVVYVASGVGSHYNVQVARSVVKWDLDNSSGPNSVWEEISGLKDGKFSREAIEAIGWKGKLCMVNVKGDAAKQGIIYNVGMDTWQEMSEGMLVGWRGPVAAMAEETLYMVDESKGVLRRYDEERDIWVEILENEMLKGAEYVAAAGGRVCVVGGGSTGIVVVDVVAEPPRLVVVETPVGFKVLNIHVLPRMSH; encoded by the coding sequence ATGAATAACTCCGCCACCACCGCCGTTAAACGCCACAAAAACCACCACCACCGCCGGCACAACGGTGATCATCAGTCCTTGATCCCTGGACTTCCCGATGATATTGCTCAAATTTGTTTAAATCAAGTAAAACCTTCTACACTTTTCTTCATTTGCCATTCATGGCGTAACCTTATCTACTCACCTTCTTTTCCTCCATTTTTATCTGTATACGCCTTATTGTTAGCTACAAACGAAACAAAAAACTCAGCGAATTTTACTGATTCTGTACAATTTGCTAGTTTCGATCCAATTTCATCGAAATGGCAGCTTCTTCCTCCTCCGCCACCAGATCCGCCACTTCGCTTCCTCGTTAAACATCCTTCGTTTATCTCCAGAAACCTTCCGATTCAATCGGTAAGTGTTTCCGGCAACTTAATTCTCCTCGCTGCAACTGCCGATCAGTTCCTCCCGGCGATTTCTCGTCCGTTGATTTTCAATCCGACGACGAAACAATGGAGCTACGGTCCCCGTCTCGCTGCACCCCGCCGGTGGTGCGCGGCGGGCGCGTTAGGCAACGTGGTTTATGTAGCGAGTGGGGTTGGGTCCCATTACAACGTCCAGGTAGCTCGATCAGTTGTAAAATGGGACCTCGATAACAGTAGTGGGCCCAATTCAGTATGGGAGGAAATAAGTGGGTTAAAAGACGGGAAATTCAGTAGAGAAGCAATTGAAGCTATTGGATGGAAAGGAAAATTATGTATGGTGAATGTGAAAGGTGATGCTGCTAAACAAGGGATAATTTATAATGTCGGAATGGACACGTGGCAAGAGATGTCAGAGGGGATGTTAGTAGGGTGGAGGGGTCCGGTGGCGGCGATGGCGGAGGAGACACTTTATATGGTGGATGAATCTAAAGGAGTTTTGAGAAGATATGATGAGGAGAGGGATATTTGGGTGGAGATATTGGAGAATGAAATGCTTAAAGGTGCGGAATATGTAGCGGCAGCCGGTGGTAGAGTTTGCGTGGTTGGTGGCGGCAGTACTGGGATAGTGGTGGTGGATGTGGTGGCTGAGCCGCCGAGGTTGGTGGTGGTTGAAACTCCGGTAGGGTTTAAGGTTTTGAATATACATGTTTTGCCGAGGATGAGTCATTGA